The Capsicum annuum cultivar UCD-10X-F1 chromosome 3, UCD10Xv1.1, whole genome shotgun sequence genomic sequence CCGATTGTTATGGAACAGTGCCAGGAAGCTCTTTCTTGCATGTATTACTTGCCTCAACAATTTCCTTTGAAATTTGTTGGTGTAGATTCCAATGTTTTAGAGAgaattttgtttacttttttgagtattttgaaatcGGAATCATTTTCTAGGGATTGCTTAGTGGCAGTAGGGGTGACCTTTTGTGTGGCTCTACAGGTTTGTCTTAGCCCGGAAGATCTTGAACTGTTTATCATGGAAGAAATTTTTAATGAGAATTTCATCGTGTGTCCTAAATTTGCATTTGCGGATGTAGTTGAGAAAATCTCATTTAAGGGCAATTTGATTGATGAATTAAGTAACTTTTCATCGCTGAGCAGACTTTGCTTGGTTTGAGGTATTTTAATTGTCGTTTCAAGGACAGTATTGCATATTGGGTTTGTTGTATCAAATGATAACTTTGGTAGTGTTATGGACTCTGGAGATAGCAGGAAATCAATTAAAATGATCCTCTATAATGCTATTTTGCCTGAGCTTTGTAACTGTTGTGAGAATCCGATAGACAGTCATTTCAGTTTTCATGCTCTGATGGTGATGCAAATTTGCCTGCAACAAGTAAAGACATCAATGCTAAATAAAAATGGAAGTGTTGGTGTAAATTACGATCCCATTTTCGAGGACATGGGGACACGGTTATTGCAAATAGTGTGAAATAATTTGAAAGATCCTCTGAGTCAAACTGTCAAACAAGTGCATCTTATTTTTAATCTCTTCTTAGACATTTAGGCCAGTCTACCCTAGATAGAGATTGCTGATGGAGACAGAGCAAAGACCAAGCTAATAGTTATGagtttatggtttttaaatttgaaaaaaaaggtgCAGCTTATTGGGTTCTTGATACATTTAGATACATACTAAggttgatttttcattattttcttctaaGAATTTAGCAAAGTTAGCATTGGATACAAACCCTATTTGTGGGATTATACTAATTATGTTGTTGTagcattataaaagaaaatatatacaaaaaatggTGTCATAGAAAACCCTCAATTTAATCAATTAAACAATTCTATAAAAATGCAGGTTTGTTGGATCCTCTTTTCCATGCTATATAAATAAAGAGATAACACAAATTGGAGAGTGGTAGTTATTGATATGATTGGATGGCTTGATTGGTATGATATTTTGATAGAAGTAGATAAAATTTCCAATTGTACCAAGGGAAAATACCCACTTTCCCCTTCACTGGATGCTTCAAATCCAAAGAGAGATGATATCTGAATtttcatgatatatattaatATTCTAGGAGAATATTTCTTAAAATACTCAAATGTGCAAGGTATATGCAACAACTGCTTTATGTGGAATTGATCAACCAATGGtcaatatttgttattattttttctaactaAATTTCTTTCGATATTCATCATAAACTTCTAATAATTAGCTTGTATTCTTTCATACAGCAGGTCTCAGTCATACAATTGAAGAGCCCAACCTGAGGATGTATCAACTCTTTTTTTATATCTATGTAAATTATATGTACAATACCATTTTGCAAAACATGGCTCCTTAATgttcacacacacatatatatatatagaaatgtGTGCGCTACAAGCTTGTGATCCCTGAGCTTAATCATACTAATGAAAACATTTTGCTGCTCAAACTTCCTACTCCAacataaattctaaaacttaaaaattgcaaTTCACATGTTCTATTGTTGGatccgtgctgacacgggccttgCACTTCTAATACTGTATACATACGGAAGATAGCATAGTTTAGGTAATAAACTTAATACACAAATGAGAATATATCTAAGAGtttcttttgaaatttaaataaaaatattctaactaaaatattttattagaaattaAGGTGATCTATTTAAAAAGTGCTTAATTTAAATAAAGTGTTAACTATGAACAATAACGTTTACTTATTTACGTCTCCACTCTCTCCAAGAtcgaattcaatatttttttttatttttcataaaatacaaaaatatatccttttatgtattttttaatttttcatttaatgtTCATACGTTAGAAGCTATTCTGAATATGATTAGGTGTTCATTTGATCTGGACTTGTTTTGAGGATGGCGCACTAATAGATCTTtttcatactcaaattcaagTTCGAGATTTGTATTAAGAATGAAATAGTGCCTCCGCCACTTACCAAACACTGTTGGTACCCTTTTATGTATTTCTTCAGTTTCAAAAGTTTATTTCATTTAGTTTGATGCAATGAAGAATGGAGTTCAAAATCATCCAGCGCAGCAGTAGCTAGCTACAACTTACAAGTACAAAAATTTGAAAAACCACCTAATCCCGCGCAGTCATCTTCCTCCTCCTCTCCGGTGCCGACCTAAATTCCTCCATTTTATCCCAATTTGCTCTCTAATTCTGCCTACTCCTTCCTGTCCTCGCCGTCAATTCAATAGTTTGTATGTAAAGAATTTTACTGCTTCAAAGATCCATTCTATGGGTATTAAAGAAAACTGCAGAAACGAGCTCCGAGCTGCCGTCCGTCAGCTTAGTGACCGATGTCTCTACTCCGCCTCCAAATGGTATTTCTTCTTATTCTCTATCAAACCCTAAAAATTCCccctttttttttgaacttttttgatAACAtcggtgtccgggccagctttgGCACCCGACTAATTGCACTGAATACCTGACACCTCCAGCCAACAATAGATACTAGGTTGGGATaccttttttgaattttatttttctataaccGTGGTGTCCAGGCGAGCTTTGGTGCACCTCGATTAATTCCACTAGGATACCTTTTTTGTAATCTCTTTTATTTACACGGATACCTGGTAgctcccaccagcaacagataacgagttgggatttttttttttttttttggggaaaTCTTGTGGATACATTAATTTGGGATTTTTTCTGGATTTGGTACAGGGCGGCAGAGCAGTTAGTGGGAATTGAGCAAGACCCAGCTAAGTACACTCCATCGCACACAAGATTCCAGCGTGGAAGTTCCAGTATTCGTCGCCGGTTCCGAACAGCTACGGAAGCTGCTTTCACTTCCACTCCTGCTGCTGGAGTATCTCACCTGACTACACCGTCTGTCCCTGAGGATGATAATGAAGCCATTGACAATGATTTTTACCTGCTTGCGAAGTCCTATTTTGATTGTCAGGAGTACAGGCGGGCTACTCATGTGCTCCGTGATCAGACTGGCAAGAAAGCTGTGTTCTTGCGCTGTTATTCGCTTTACTTGGTTTGTCCTTATCATCCTCTTTATCCATGTTTCTTTTTGTGCTTGATTATTGTTACCTGCTGTTTCATGCTTATCGCTTTTGAGTGGAAGAGTTAACCTGGTGTTTTATTTGCTGTTTAAATACATTAATTAATGATTCCATTGGGGGTGTATATCAATGTTAATAGACCAAAAGCAATGACCCTTATCATTTTGTGAATATGAATTAGTGTAACATCAGGAGCATTAGTCGACCTGGTAAATTGATACATGTTCCTATGGCTTGGACTGGGACAAAATATGTGACTTGTAGAGATTAGCACAGGGAAACTTCTAGCTGGTTTTAAGTCGAGCATTGGCATCGATGaaactaataactgtatgccaTTGGTAGttgattttatcaaaatttgttTCAATAGTCACCTTTTAGCTAATACTccatccgtttaaaaaagaatgacctactttcctttttaatccgtttcaaaaagaatgatccatTTCCTTTTTTGGTAAAACTTTgatttcaactttccacgtgacatgtttaagaccacaaaatcaAAGGATGTTTTGGtaaatttgacataactttaatttagaaccacaagattcaaaagtcttctttattttcttaaactccgtgccaagtcaaactaggtcattccTTTTGTAACAGAGGtagtatattttatgtaattcatATCACGTAGATGTGGAGATGGTATGATCCATCTATGGTATCTCAATTGCGTGTCTTTCAACATGTAAAGACTCAAAGGTGCTAAAATCTCAGTCACGTTCCATGTGTATTAAATGATTTAGCAAACAAGAGAACACCATTTTCATCGATAGGAGATATCTTATGCCTTATCTGAGTTCTCTAGGCATGCTGTTAAGGGAAATGGTGTCTGTCAtcattatatttctttattagtttCACTTTATTTTGCTTTATCATGTCCGTAAATAGCCAGGAATTGGTCACAGCTTTCAGTGAGCAACGTTAAGGGTTACCTAATAGAAGTTGCGCAGAGAGGAAGAAGTTAGTAATTTATTTCCCTTTAGTATTCTGACAATAATTGTGCCTTTTGGTCTTGTTGTCTTCTTCAAGGTAGCTTTATTCTTAATGTAATTTTATAAGCTGGTAATCCTCTATTCTGAACTGACCTTCCTTGCATATCAGCGAAGGGTTAAAGATGTCAATATGCGTGTATGTCAAGACGTGTTAGATCTGCcagttaattttttgttttatgaaACAAGAAAGGGAATTTATCTTCTAAGAACTGTAAAAATGTAAGAACTTCCGTGTAATCTTTATTGTGGTTGAGCTATCTCTCATGGGAAGTCAACACTTGAGATGAGACTTTTCCGCATACTAATCTTTTTCACTTAATACTAAGTAACTATCTCTGTTCCACAACTCATTCAAGCGCTCTATGCATTGGGTGATTTCTGTtgttaatttaaaacaaataaaaaagatttatctCATAAAAGATATAGTGAAAGCATGCTAATACAAGTTATAAATTCTATAATCAATCATTAATGCTGTCTCTAAGAGATCAGATTCCTTTTACATCTTTAATCTAAGTTCTGTGGTAATTTTTATTGGAGTTATGTGCGTTTTTTCTTTGCCTAATTGAACAAGTGTGTAAATCGGTTGCTAGATAGTCTTTTTTTATGACATGGTGTTCAGGCCAATTTGTGTGTGTCTCTACCTCTAGGGGTACCTTCCACTAACACAGGTATCGATCGGGTAACTCTGCCCACAAAGGCTTAAATTGATGGGAGGAAATTacctagtgttttttttttttaaatctcccCTGGGATTTGAATCTGAGACATTATAGTTCTCCTCCCACTTTATTGATCACTAGGCCACTAGGCCACACGCTTGGGCAATAAGTTGCTAAATAGCCAATGAAATGTCTAATCTTCCCTTAAGCAAATGGCAACAAAGATctaaatatcaaagaaaaaagtGTGGATTTCCATCCACATGTTCTTAAGATATTTCCTATAAAGATGTTTGTGTCTTTTGGGATCTCTTGGATCATGATATTCATATGACATATCTTTCCAAAACTTGGTTTTggtttcttcaccttgttgtaCTTATGAAGTATAAACACTTGTCATTGATTCTCTCCTTTCTGTGTACTAATCTTGGCAAGATACTCCGATCATCATTTTCTCCTCCTAACAACTTTGTTCTTGCATCATGGTTCTCTATGGCCTTCTCCACAATGTTAATCTTTATACAACCCACAATACCTTAATTTGTAACttctttttactaattttttgtaTAACTCTCTTTAAGGTGCTTATAATTATAGAGTTTCTCATCAACACCTTTGTACTACGACTACCTTTTCCAGTCTCTCAGGGTAACTTCTTTATCCATTTGTCAAATAAGATATGGGAACTCTTTTATATCTAGAATCACGTCCATATTTTGATGTGGTGGACTAAATTAAGCACGTGGACTCATGATGTGGGAACTCTTTCTAGTATGCTGTCACGATTTGGTCAGGGTGTCTCTGGCTTATTCAACACTAAAGTCAGGTACTGATATAGCATGTTTACGTCCCAGTGAGTTCAGTATTTAGAGGATTATTAATAGTTAGATTGTTCTTGCGCTGGTCATCAAACTATTGGTAACCCTCACCTTTTTCAGTGTTGTTTCTTCAAGAAATGACTTTTAAGCTTTCATGTGTTATATTGTTGTATGTTTACCTGGAGTTCACATATGACTTTTCCTTTATCTCCTTCTCTTATTCCTCTGGCTTACGTTCGAGGATGAAGTTGAGATGCTGGagttttccttttcttcttcccGACACCTTttttgtggtggtggtgttttTTGGAACTGTTGATATTTTTCCTATAATTTAGACTTATAGTTCACTTCAAACTATTTTGGCATGGACCATATCTCTCTCCTTTGAGATACTCAGGTTTCTAAATAGTGGGTTTTTCAGTGTACAAGAAAGTGTAGAAATGAATCATCAACCAAAAGAAGAGAACGCATATCATTAGGtacattgaatttatttttttataacattGATATGTCACTCTTGACATTTTATTATCTACATTTTTGTTCATTTCCTGAATGGTTgaccttttcttttttattttgataagaaAATGGCTGACCTTTTCATAAAATGTACCATTCAGGAATGAAATTAGTGTAAAGTATTCTTTCAATCTACTAACATCTGAATGAATTTTCAACTGATCAAACCGTGTCATAGACTCGAAGAATAAGGGGATCAATTTTATGACACGCTTTAACTGATTCAGATCATAAATTAACTTCGGCCTTCTCCTTAAAACTCCTTCTCTAACCAAACTTGGTCATATGCAACGGGCAAAGGGAGAGCCATGATTCGTTCTTGGTGTCTGCATTAGTGGAGAGATGAGGATACAGGCATCAGATCTTTTGGTTCTCAGTTTCTAGCTTTGCTGATTAGCACCATCCTAATTTTGTTATGCTTTCTAAAATgtcattgatttttgagaaattttagcTCCTTTTTGTTCTCAAACAAATAAACTTAAATCTGTTTCCATAAAAGCAAATATAAAGTCAACTAGctttatttcatatgttaatatTAAATTGTACCTAATAAGCTTGGTGATAGATACTTACATCTGCTTCTTTTTTGCTTCTCAAGGCcggtgaaagaagaaaagaagaagagatgATAGAACTCGAGGGACCCTTAGGCAAGAGCGATGTTGTGAATCACGAACTGGTTTCTATTGAGAGGGAGTTGTCTGGACTTCGAAAAAATGGAAGCATTGATTCCTTTGGCCTTTACTTGTATGGTCTTGTTCTTAAGCAGAAAGGCAGTGACAATCTTGCTAGGACCGTTCTTGTTGAGTCAGTAAATAGCTATCCATGGAACTGGAGTGCTTGGTCTGAGCTGCAGTCGCTGTGCACCACAGCTGAGACATTGGACAGTTTAAACCTTAATAACCACTGGATGAAAGACTTCTTTCTAGCCTATGCTTACCAAGAGCTTCGAATGCACACTGAGTCATTGGTGAAATATGAAAATTTGCAAGGGACCTTCAGTTTTAGCAATTACATCCAGGCCCAGATTGCTAAAGCTCAGTACAGTCGTAGAGAATTTGAACAAGTAGAAGTTATATTTGAAGAACTACTAAGAAATGATCCTTACAGGATTGAAGACATGGATATGTATTCCAATGTGCTGTATGCAAAGGAATGCTTCTCAGCCTTAAGTTATCTTGCACATAGGGTATTTTTGACAGATAAATACAGGCCAGAGTCTTGTTGCATTATTGGGAACTATTACAGTTTGAAAGGGCAGCATGAGAAATCTGTAATGTATTTTCGAAGGgctcttaaattgaataaaaaatatttatcagcTTGGACACTTATGGGTCATGAGTATGTAGAGATGAAAAACACTCCAGCAGCAGTTGATGCCTATAGGCGGGCTGTGGACATAAATCCATGTGATTATCGAGCCTGGTATGGATTAGGACAAGCTTATGAGATGATGGGGATGCCATTTTATGCGCTTCATTATTTTAAGAAGTCAGTGTTCTTACATCCGAGTGATTCTCGATTATGGATTGCAATGGCCCAGTGTTATGAAACAGAACAGCTTCATATGCTTGAGGAGGCAATCAAATGTTACAGAAGGGCTGCAAATTGTAATGACAGAGAAGCAATCGCACTTCACCAGCTAGCAAAACTGCATGCTGAACTTGGCCGTTCCGAAGAGGCAGCATTTTACTACAAGAAAGATTTGGAGATTATGGAGGCTGAAGAACGGGAAGGTCCAAATCTAGTTGAAGCTTTAATGTTTCTTGCAAGATATTATAAAGCTCAAAAGAGATTTGAAGATGCAGAGGTTTATTGCACCCGCCTTCTAGATTATTCTGGACCGGTAAGTTTTACCTCCTCTTATTGAATACTTTAGAGTCAATTTCTCAATGATAAGTTAAAATATGTTCTCTTAATCATTCTCGAAAACTACTCTTTGAGCAACTTCCCTCACCTAGTTTGGTCATTAATGCAGGAGAAGGAAACAGCAAAGAGTCTACTTAGAGGAATAAGATATGAAATGGATGTTGAGCATCCTCCACCCTGATAAGTTTCTTTTTCCTTCACAAACCTCTATATGAATTCCGAGGCTCCAACCGAACAAACAACTGAGAAGCTTGGACAGTTCTTCGGGAACAGCCAAACAGTTGAGAACCGAAGCAGCAGAAAAGCTGTTCAAAACAGTTAGCATCCTCGCTAAATGCAATCTAGTTACCTTGTTGGTTTCATGATCAAAGAAACTTCCTTGGTCTGAGATATTTCCCTTGTTTGGGATGCCGGTGAAAGGGTTTATGGGCAAATGAGTGCTGATAtagtaatttattttagttacaTCTATTACATATGCTGCCGTGTGATACATATGCTGCCGTGTGACCAGTTCGAGCCGTGGAAAcagtctcttgcagaaatgctGGGTAAGGCTTGTACAATAGACCCTTTGTCATCCGGCTCTTCCCCAGACCCcgcacatagcgggagcttagtgcacagactgcctttttttttttttttaattgtactCCTATTACATATGGTTCTATTTCCAGAGTACTTGAATGACTACTGCATTCGcttcattttataaaatgtgagatacatcctacacatttaataattaaactaatttgcaTAATTTAAGGGATGTAATGGCTAAACTACCATTAATTTagcaattaacctaactaataatggtaaaaactcaataaaattcCACGA encodes the following:
- the LOC107862451 gene encoding anaphase-promoting complex subunit 8, whose translation is MGIKENCRNELRAAVRQLSDRCLYSASKWAAEQLVGIEQDPAKYTPSHTRFQRGSSSIRRRFRTATEAAFTSTPAAGVSHLTTPSVPEDDNEAIDNDFYLLAKSYFDCQEYRRATHVLRDQTGKKAVFLRCYSLYLAGERRKEEEMIELEGPLGKSDVVNHELVSIERELSGLRKNGSIDSFGLYLYGLVLKQKGSDNLARTVLVESVNSYPWNWSAWSELQSLCTTAETLDSLNLNNHWMKDFFLAYAYQELRMHTESLVKYENLQGTFSFSNYIQAQIAKAQYSRREFEQVEVIFEELLRNDPYRIEDMDMYSNVLYAKECFSALSYLAHRVFLTDKYRPESCCIIGNYYSLKGQHEKSVMYFRRALKLNKKYLSAWTLMGHEYVEMKNTPAAVDAYRRAVDINPCDYRAWYGLGQAYEMMGMPFYALHYFKKSVFLHPSDSRLWIAMAQCYETEQLHMLEEAIKCYRRAANCNDREAIALHQLAKLHAELGRSEEAAFYYKKDLEIMEAEEREGPNLVEALMFLARYYKAQKRFEDAEVYCTRLLDYSGPEKETAKSLLRGIRYEMDVEHPPP